The Candidatus Binatia bacterium sequence CGCCCGCCCGCCGAATGCTATGACGCGCCCGGAGAGATCCTGGATCGGGAACATGAGCCGATCGCGAAACATGGGGTACGGCCCGGTGCGGCCTTCGCTAAGCAGACCAAGGCGCTTCAGGTCCGGCGTGCTCACGTCGCGCCCGCGGAGCTTCTCGACCCACCCGTCACCGGGAGCGAAGCCGAGACCGAAACGCCGCGACGTCTCCTCGCTGATGCCGCGGTCCGCGAGGTACTTCTTCGCGCGCTCGCCGCGCTTGCTCTCGTGCAACACGACCTGGAACAGCTCCGCCGCGAGTTGATTCACTTCGGCGAGACGATCCTGCCCGTGCGCGGAGCGCGACTCGGGGATTGCAACGCCAGCTTTCTCCGCGAGTTCGCGCACGACCTCGGGAAACGTCTGCCCCGTCATGCGCATGAGGAACGTAAACGCGTTCCCTCCCGCGTTGCACCCAAAGCAGTGGAACGAACCGCGGTCCGGGTTCACGTAGAAGGACGGCGTCTTCTCTTCGTGAAACGGGCACAGACCGGCGAAGCCCCGACCACTGCGCTTGAGGCTCAGGTGCTCCGAGACCAGGTTCGCAATGTCGACTCGATGTTTGATCTCATCGAGGACGGGCTGCGGAATCTCAGGCACGGTCTCCCTTCGCATGTAGCGACGAGAGAGGGAAGATCGCTACGGGGCGCCGACGAGGATTCGTCGGCGCCCTGTAGGAAAGGGTGACTTAGCCGGTGCTGCGCGCGGCGCGGCGCAAGCTGCGCTTGCGGGCGGCCAGGGCCTTCTTCTTTCGCTTCACGCTCGGCTTCTCATAGTGCTCGCGTTTGCGAAGCTCTGAGAGGATGCCGGCCTTTTCGCACTGCTTCTTGAAGCGTCGGATGGCGCTTTCAATTGGTTCGTTCTCTTTGACTCGTACTCCAGGCATAGACTTCCTCACCCCCCTCCGGCGGATTTCCGCGAACCCAGGATGTTCGGGGATGGAGGGAGCCGCGTCAAGACTGGGGATTCTCAGCCTTCGCCGCCCAGCAGTCGGGCCCGGACCTCGAGCAGACGCCCCGGGTAGTCGCTGATGATCCCATCCACGCCGGTCCGGACCAGATCGAGCATCGCGGCCGGTTCGTTGACCGTCCAGGCGTTCACGGCGAGGCCCCTCTCCCGAGCCGCCTCTACGACCCCGACGTCCACCGCCTCGGCCCGCGGATGGAGCGCTCCGGCCCCGAGGCGGTCCGCCAGGGCAAAAGCGTCGTCGAACGGGTCGAAAATCCACAGGACCCCGATCCTCGCCTCGGACGAGACGTCCCGCAGGGCCTCGAGGCTGGTGGCATCAAAGGAGGAGAAGATCACCCGGTCGAAAGCATCGCGTTGCGAGACCGCGGCAACGGCAGAGAGCGCCAGGCGACGGGCATCCTCCTCGGACCCCCGGCATTTGAGCTCGAGGTTCAGGCGCCCGCCGGGAAGGACCGTGTCTAGGGTCTCATCGAGGGTCGGAATCCGCTCACCGGCGAACCGAGGGTCTTTCCAGGAGCCCGCATCGAGTTTTTGGAGGTCCGCCAGGGACGTCTCCCGGACGGCGCCCTCCCCGTCGCTCGTGCGCTCGAGCGTCCAGTCGTGAATCACGGCGACGTGGCCGTCCGCGGTGAGCTGCAGATCGCACTCGATCATCTGCGCGCCCTGCTCCAGGGCCCGACGGAAGGACACGAGGGTGTTCTCGGGATACTCGGCGCAGGAGCCGCGGTGCCCGATGCGCAAGAAGTCAGCGAGCTTGCCCGGCATGGCGCCCTTATATCCCAACCGGGCGCGGTCGCCAGGCCGGATGTCGGGCGCTACGCTGCCTCTCGTGGCGGCTCGCAAGCAGAAATGGACCCGGCTCCGGCTCCCCGTTCCGCTCGAGGCAACCGATGCGATCGCCGCGCTCTGCATCGAGCTCGGTGCCCCGGGAGTGGTGACCGGCCAAACGGATTTCCGAAGGAAGAAGAAGACCTCGACACGGGTCGCCCGCACGACGCGCATCGAGGCCTACTTCCCGCCCGACGTCCCTCGCCGTCGTCTCGAAAAGCAGCTGCGTACCGCACTCGAAGGCGTACAGACACACTTCGCCAAGCTCGACCCGAAACGCGCGAACGTGGAGCCGTTCGAAACCGGCGACTACGGAAACGCATGGCGAGCCCATTTCCCGCCGATCACGGTCGGAAAGTACCTCGTCATCGCACCGAGCTGGCACGACGTCGAAGACGAGGGGAAACACATCCTGCGCGTCGACCCGGGCCAGGCGTTCGGAACGGGCCATCATCCCACGACGCGCGGTTGTCTTCTGGAAGTCGAGCAGGCCTGTGCGAAGACTCCGCCGAAGAGAGGTCTCGACGTCGGATGCGGCTCCGGCGTTCTCGCGCTCGCGATGCGGGCGTTCGGCGTCCGCCGCGTCGCCGCGGTCGACAACGATCCGATCGCAATCGAGGCGACGATCGACGCCGCGAAGACGAACGGGCTCGGTCCCATTGCGACCGGGGCCTCGCTGCAATCGCGACGCGGACGTTACGACCTGATCGTCGCCAACCTGTTCGCGAACCTCCTCGCCGAACTCGCACCGGCGTTGGCCGCGCGACTCACGCCCGGCGGGAAGCTGATCGTGTCCGGACTTCTCGATAGTCAGGAGAAGGACGTGCGCAAGGCGCTTCGGGGCGCGGGCCTGCGGATTCGACGGCGGCGCTGTCTGTCGACGTGGGTCACGTTGGTCGCGCAAGCGCCGGCGGCACCGGAGGTGTGAGATGCCGCGCCTGTTTGTCGACGTGTCGAGCGACGACACCGATCGGGCCACGGTCGATGCGGACGGCGTGCGACACCTGCGCGCGTTACGCCTCGGCCCGGGCGATGGTCTCGAAGCGATCGTCGGGCCCGGAGAGGTCCGCCTCGCGACCATCGAGACCCTCGGGAAGCGCGGGGCGAAACTTCGGCTCGGCGAGTCGGTTCACCTCGGCGCGGTCGATCCCGGCCGGCCGCTGATCCTCGCCGTCGGCCTCGCCGATTTCTCGCGTTTCGACTCGGTAGTGGAAAAGGCGACCGAGCTCGGCGCCACGCACATCGTTCCCCTACGCACGGCACGGACGCAGATCGGGAAGCTCACCGATTCACGGCGGCAGCGCTGGCACCGGATCGCACGGGCTGCGTGCGAACAGTGCGGACGCACCCAGCCGCCGGAGATCAGCGCCGAGATCGGCCTTGACGACGTGCGGGCCCATCTCCCTAAGCCGTCGCACCGGGTCGTCCTCTCGCCCAACGGCGAACGACAGTGGGACGGGGAGACCGGGGACCAGCAACCGCTCGTTCTCTTCGTCGGCCCGGAGGGCGGATTCACCACCGAGGAGGTCCAAGCGCTGTGCCGCGACGGCGCACACGCCCGAACCCTCGGACCACGCATTCTTCGGTTCGAAACGGCCGCCGCGGCCGCGCTCGCGATCGCGGGCACGAGGCGGCCATGAGCGCCGACTGGCGTTGGCCCCGACCATCTGGAATGACCACCTCATGAGCCGCTGCAACGAGTGTGGCCAGCCGGTGCACCCGCACCAACTCACGTGCGGGTCGTGCGGTGCGTCCTTGCGAGAGGATCGCCCGCCAGGCGCGGAAGACGATACACTCGAGAAGCCGGACGAGACCGAGGGTTTCGTGCTCAGCGATCCGCTGGACCTGCGAGACGGCGACCGCGTCGCTGCCCCCCCGCCCACGGCCGAGAAACCGGAGCCCGCTCCGCGCCGCCGTCGCAGGCGGGTCCGGGCGCGCACCCGCGGGCCGGTGTCGTCACCGGCGTTCGTGTCACGCGCATGGGCTCTCGTGGTCGACGCGATGATCCTCACTCTCGCCTCGGCCACCCTGCCGACGATCGCCTGGATCGGCATTCGCGCGGCCGAAGCCGTGAGTGGCACCACCGAGCTGTACGACGATGTGATCACGGAACAACTGACAGCCATCGGCCGGATCGCCCTGGTCGCGAGCTACTTCGTGTTCCTCACCGCCAGCACCGGCCAAACCGTCGGCAAGGGCCTCATGGACCTCCACGTCGTGCGGGCCGATGGCCAGCCGCCCGATCCCCTTCAGAGCCTCATGCGCTTCGTCGGGTACCTGTTCTCCGCGCTTCCCCTCGGGTTCGGATTCATCCTCGCGGCCTTCACTCCGAGACGCGCCCTCCACGACTACCTCGCGGGAACCGTAGTCGCCCGCCCGCGTGACATGCCCAACCCGGAAAGCGGAGATACGCCGACATGAGCAGCCCCAAGCTTCGCATCGGTTTCGTGATGGACCCGCTGGACGGGATCGACACCGAAAGGGACACGACGTTCGTCTTCCTCGAGGAGGCCGGCGCCCGAAACCACGAGTGCCTGTACATCCGCCCAGAGAGCCTCTCGATTCGCAACGGCACGCCCGAGGCGAAGGTGCGCGAGGTGTCGGTGCGTCGCAAGGTCGGCGATCACTTCACGCTCGGTGAAGAACGACCCGCCGCTCTCGAAGAGCTCGACGTGGTGCTCCTCCGTAAGGACCCGCCCTTCGACATGGAGTTCTTCTTCGACACGCACGTCGCGTCGATGGCGGACTCCGGCAAGGTGCTCGTGCTCAACGACCCGCGCGGCCTGCGCGACGCAAACGAGAAGCTCTACGCCCTGCACTTCCCCGACGTGATCCCCGAGAACCTCGTCAGCGCCGACATGGAATTGCTGAAGGAGTTCCTGGTCGACCTCGGCGGCGAGATGATCGTAAAGCCTCTCGATGGCTGCGGCGGCACGGGCATCTTCCACGTGAAGTCCGGCGACCGGAACGTGAACGCGATCCTCGAGGCGTCCACCGACACCGGACGAACCCGCGTCATGGCACAGCGTTACCTCCCCGAGGTGCGCCAGGGCGACAAACGCATCATCCTCATCGACGGCGAGCCGCTGGGCGGCGTACTGCGGGTCCCGGGCGAAGCGGAAACCCGCTCCAACTTCCACGTCGGCGGCTCGGCCGCAAAGTCCCCCCTCACCGAGCGCGACCGCGAAATCTGCGCCGCGGTGGCCCCGAAGCTGAAGGAGGACGGCCTCGTGTTCGTAGGCCTCGACGTGATCGGCGATTACCTGACCGAGGTGAACGTCACGAGCCCGACCGGCGTCCAGGAGATCAACGCCCTCGACGGCGTGAAGCTCGAGGCCAACATGCTCGACTGGATCGAGCGCCACGCCCCGGGCCGGTGAATCACGCGAGAAACACTAAGCGTTGACTCAACGGAACCCGCCCGTTATCTCGACTTCTTCGATCGTCTTGGGCACCTGGCCAGGTAGCTCAGTTGGTAGAGCAGCAGACTGAAAATTTGCGTGTCCCTGGTTCAAATCCAGGTCTGGCCATTTTTTACTTCCCCCGGGACGGCAGCCCCTAGAAAAGTCGCCGGGCCAGCGCCGACATCAGATCGGTCGCCAATTTCGACTGCACCTGCTCCGAGCCCCGGCCCTGCGTCCTGATGTTCTTGACTGCCTCGGACATGGACATGCCCAGACGCACAACCCGATCCGGAGTCACGTACACCACGGACCCCGACCAAGGGTTGGGCGCTCCCGGAAGGTAGACCACGACGGCCCCCTTCTCCGTTCAGTCCACCTCGTACATGTGCTGAGGATCGTGATCGACGAACGTCATCACGTGTTCGCAATGCTCCCGCGCCCGGCCCAGGTTGCCGAGGAAGAGCTCTCGGTCCGCGAGCATACAAAACACGCCGGCTTCGATGCGACTGTCGCCAATCCGCCGAGCGACGACGAGACCCTCGTTCAGGAGCTCGTGCTCGCGCCGCACGGATCGCATCGTTCTCGGCGACGCGCGGGACTCCGAAGACCGCCTTCACACCGTTGCCTAGGAACTGAGTGACCATGCCACCGTGACTCTGAACCGCCTCGCGAGCGGCCGCGTAGTAGCTCTCCATGAAGCGGCGAGCCGACTCTGGGTCGAGCCGCTCATGCAGCCCGCTCGACCCGACTAGGCCCGCGAACAGGATCGACACGACCTCGCGGGCGCCGATGGACTCGGTCGGAGGGGGCGGCGATGGCGCCCCACAAGGCGGAGCACCTCACTCATTGCAGACCTTCTAGTTCGTCTGCAGCCCGGCGCACACTGCGTGCAGGAAGGGCAGGTCATCGGCCGATCTCGCGCAGCGGCAGAGCGGCTCGTCCTCCTCTATGGAAGAGTCGCCACCCCGTCCACCGCGACCCCGAATCATGCCCATAGCCAGGCGTCATCCCGTCCCGACTATGATGCCCCGGCTCCGCGAACTCCACCGGCCGAGGCTCAGCCTACGGTGCTGCACGCCATCGACTCCGGTGCCTTCTCCCCTATCGCATCCCCGATCTTCTCTAGGAGCTTGTCGATCGGGCACGGCTTCTGGATGACACCGGCGAGACCGGCGCCACGAAAGCGGTCGACGATCTCCTGCTCCGCGAAGCCGCTCGCCAGAACGACCCGAACGTCGCTGCGGATCTTGCGGAGTTCGTGGAAGACCTCTTCGCCATCGAGTTTCGGCATACTGAGGTCGAGTAGAACGCAGTCGACCGAATCGGGCTCTCGACGGAAGATGTCGAGCGCCTTCATCCCATCAGACGCCAGGGTGACGGTGTAGCCCGAACCTTCCAAGATGCTCGCCAGAACCTCGCGCACGCTGGGCTCGTCATCCACGACTAGGATATGCGCGTGGCGCCCACCGGGAGCCCCCTCGTCCGCCGGCGCGTCCTCCGCCGCGGGCGGGGCCGCGCTCGGCAGGAGAACCTCGAAACTCGTCCCCCGCCCCTCTTCGCTCTCGACACGGATCGCACCCTTGTGTTGCCGCACGATGCCCTGAACCGCCGAAAGACCGAGGCCACGACCGTTCGCCTTCGTCGAGAAGAATGGATCGAAGACCTTGGCTCTCGTCGCGGAGTTCATTCCCGAGCCTGTATCGCGCACGACCAGGCAGACGTACTCCCCCGCCACCAGACTCAGGCCCGGGTAACGGAGCTGGAGGTCCCGCTCCGTGCAGCGCTGGGTTTCCGTGGAGATGACGATCCGCCCGGTGTCGTTTCCCAGCGCCTCCGAGGCATTCGTGATCAGGTTCATGATCACCTGCCGAAGCTGGCTCCGGTCCGCCATTACGCCCTGGCGCGTCGCGTCCAACTGGTAGACCAGCGTCGCCTTCTTCGACAACGCGACCTGCAGCAAGCCACCGAGCTCCCTGACCAAGCTGTTGCACTCGAGCGGCTCTCTCGACACCGAACCCCGGCCTGCGTACGCGAGCAACTGACTGCAGAGGTCGGTTGCGCTGACAGTCGCGCTCGCGATCTCCTTCAGCATCTCCGTGCCCGCCAGTTGCGGCGGGAGCTTCGCCAGGGCCAGCTCTGCGTTGCCTAGAATGACCGCCAGCAAGTTGTTGAAGTCGTGTGCGATGCCTCCGGCGAGGATGCCGACAGCCTCCATCTTCGCCGCTTGGCTCAGCTGCTCTTCGAGGCGGTCGCGTTCGACGGCGAGACCAACCATCCGTGCCGCGATCTCGAGGCCGTCCATCTGCGCCTGCGTCGGCACCCTCGGGGTCACGCTGTACAGGGCCATCGCGCCGAGTACGGTGCCACTGGCCGCGGTAACGGGCTGCGACCAGCACGCCGAAACCCCGGCGATCGCCGCAGCGCCACGA is a genomic window containing:
- the rpsU gene encoding 30S ribosomal protein S21; its protein translation is MPGVRVKENEPIESAIRRFKKQCEKAGILSELRKREHYEKPSVKRKKKALAARKRSLRRAARSTG
- a CDS encoding glycerophosphodiester phosphodiesterase family protein gives rise to the protein MPGKLADFLRIGHRGSCAEYPENTLVSFRRALEQGAQMIECDLQLTADGHVAVIHDWTLERTSDGEGAVRETSLADLQKLDAGSWKDPRFAGERIPTLDETLDTVLPGGRLNLELKCRGSEEDARRLALSAVAAVSQRDAFDRVIFSSFDATSLEALRDVSSEARIGVLWIFDPFDDAFALADRLGAGALHPRAEAVDVGVVEAARERGLAVNAWTVNEPAAMLDLVRTGVDGIISDYPGRLLEVRARLLGGEG
- a CDS encoding 50S ribosomal protein L11 methyltransferase; amino-acid sequence: MAARKQKWTRLRLPVPLEATDAIAALCIELGAPGVVTGQTDFRRKKKTSTRVARTTRIEAYFPPDVPRRRLEKQLRTALEGVQTHFAKLDPKRANVEPFETGDYGNAWRAHFPPITVGKYLVIAPSWHDVEDEGKHILRVDPGQAFGTGHHPTTRGCLLEVEQACAKTPPKRGLDVGCGSGVLALAMRAFGVRRVAAVDNDPIAIEATIDAAKTNGLGPIATGASLQSRRGRYDLIVANLFANLLAELAPALAARLTPGGKLIVSGLLDSQEKDVRKALRGAGLRIRRRRCLSTWVTLVAQAPAAPEV
- a CDS encoding RsmE family RNA methyltransferase, with the protein product MPRLFVDVSSDDTDRATVDADGVRHLRALRLGPGDGLEAIVGPGEVRLATIETLGKRGAKLRLGESVHLGAVDPGRPLILAVGLADFSRFDSVVEKATELGATHIVPLRTARTQIGKLTDSRRQRWHRIARAACEQCGRTQPPEISAEIGLDDVRAHLPKPSHRVVLSPNGERQWDGETGDQQPLVLFVGPEGGFTTEEVQALCRDGAHARTLGPRILRFETAAAAALAIAGTRRP
- a CDS encoding RDD family protein, which translates into the protein MSRCNECGQPVHPHQLTCGSCGASLREDRPPGAEDDTLEKPDETEGFVLSDPLDLRDGDRVAAPPPTAEKPEPAPRRRRRRVRARTRGPVSSPAFVSRAWALVVDAMILTLASATLPTIAWIGIRAAEAVSGTTELYDDVITEQLTAIGRIALVASYFVFLTASTGQTVGKGLMDLHVVRADGQPPDPLQSLMRFVGYLFSALPLGFGFILAAFTPRRALHDYLAGTVVARPRDMPNPESGDTPT
- the gshB gene encoding glutathione synthase, which gives rise to MSSPKLRIGFVMDPLDGIDTERDTTFVFLEEAGARNHECLYIRPESLSIRNGTPEAKVREVSVRRKVGDHFTLGEERPAALEELDVVLLRKDPPFDMEFFFDTHVASMADSGKVLVLNDPRGLRDANEKLYALHFPDVIPENLVSADMELLKEFLVDLGGEMIVKPLDGCGGTGIFHVKSGDRNVNAILEASTDTGRTRVMAQRYLPEVRQGDKRIILIDGEPLGGVLRVPGEAETRSNFHVGGSAAKSPLTERDREICAAVAPKLKEDGLVFVGLDVIGDYLTEVNVTSPTGVQEINALDGVKLEANMLDWIERHAPGR
- a CDS encoding response regulator, which produces MKGPAAQVRVNRTFTDEFGFESGELGGKPLLDWIHPDDCRQLKSAVDAGEGCAVARHRTRSGEWISFRWEVRTEADSVAILGLPARASDTVTQPSPDDVQPRTTIGETLEAMVHIVEGQNPGMRCSILLVDARQEHVSVGAGPSLPAAYNDAVEGLRIGPTVGSCGTAAFWNVPVVVENIGTDPLWKDLRGAAAIAGVSACWSQPVTAASGTVLGAMALYSVTPRVPTQAQMDGLEIAARMVGLAVERDRLEEQLSQAAKMEAVGILAGGIAHDFNNLLAVILGNAELALAKLPPQLAGTEMLKEIASATVSATDLCSQLLAYAGRGSVSREPLECNSLVRELGGLLQVALSKKATLVYQLDATRQGVMADRSQLRQVIMNLITNASEALGNDTGRIVISTETQRCTERDLQLRYPGLSLVAGEYVCLVVRDTGSGMNSATRAKVFDPFFSTKANGRGLGLSAVQGIVRQHKGAIRVESEEGRGTSFEVLLPSAAPPAAEDAPADEGAPGGRHAHILVVDDEPSVREVLASILEGSGYTVTLASDGMKALDIFRREPDSVDCVLLDLSMPKLDGEEVFHELRKIRSDVRVVLASGFAEQEIVDRFRGAGLAGVIQKPCPIDKLLEKIGDAIGEKAPESMACSTVG